The proteins below come from a single Chrysoperla carnea chromosome 1, inChrCarn1.1, whole genome shotgun sequence genomic window:
- the LOC123305197 gene encoding uncharacterized protein LOC123305197 isoform X2: MDKNSKHNLTPVKPSTGFTNFYNQKPKFQNGIKMNADKIDSNKFDTESDDIESLLTVHVMCKTNKPTDQESATNNTDQKKVTPITKTIVPKNVKNQDNLRKVDKKSRQIVKNKISGDHSKPDLTKYKNVITKKELIGDVKALHNTRRNSPSYLKIRVKSQEALGLNQIQALNEGIIKEEIIEIPANSTSKSNEKALNVNTKTVIVDDKTQKRQCRLCGSLAKNCVQFLNEKSNEFLEKVTFHLNVEIKSNDGLPQQACVPCVNTVTQWAKYYNECALLQKVINKYSKSPAKSSQTIDNNDVSISKNSEIESSEQNLPSSVSVENMDVGAIKKEEEVEDAIEKMLREMHGMDTNETIELEQIKTNPLDNNKENVDSNLDLNDSDDDFEMDVEFLEEERELVDEALSCQKVSKNKNNSPQNNINIKSEPTNGRKVIRMDLMKVSGRTSSALTADIDKHYKDFKDKLTVAKDNARHKEDNTDKEYYDTLAKSYSHHALESVQTDTEMFFRCPDCRVYLPSTDLPRHMQVDHGKTMALCDFCRMLFPYDSETNKNLIAEHIELHKADKMSSCPEVILNISKLLESLNESPTENNTPPFIKQEDNSEFVTTVKKVVQKNRYRCNQCSARFQSAQLIREHLKLHETENVQCLQCNETFTSRYALNCHEKLSHTENKKWICEFCSLECDDEASFDIHMKAEQHLNPCEFVCPHCSNIFTTRDCLAEHIQTHSQETFTCDTCGFAFVSRTKLQAHQKTIHVYTTYSCTQCEYKNFTRVGLKNHVRIHHKNSSGTSGSQFPCNECNLSFHTANRLREHVQKTHQTGRNFHCPLCDWSFNHNENLKKHFEFHVEKGHTICKVCQQPFECANDKLNIIDVIEHKKKHTTEENFVYQRPYSPSVSRMTPWRDAIPPQGGARMFCRDCGVACSIPLELRKHQKTHKPYYCNTCQTVSNNEQTFILHMEQHADRKHVCKTCGKRFMTRTALNLHSRIHQNVPKFSCAVCSRKFRIVTDWKRHERSCRETHGWPRMDVQQVNQKDGVSRRLKRSRRLGTNQFSENKEDGSESLIEYVDEDNITYEYAEDDSMQGAYNQDLSNTENLDETTYVEYVVQEGDDTIEIDETQLAEFQEWQRTSQLTTNLIKSEAIAFDTDKNAEIVTTTGDIGDDGDTHEDDINSTASVYYSIEELPGVKKQYRFVPQYVIQGDETTGEHVTTTEDGIEITNDTEEQKFVIPEDGQVILNDLPDHDDGTQGGNVVYVDSASNIVYNLTDNMGTLQNFTGQNIIFQHEEEASNEAQLEDGENISYVFNNATEEGGDESVTIYLKGGETVNETLDNLQKVQNV; encoded by the exons atggataaaaatagtaaacataATTTAACACCAGTAAAGCCAAGTACtggttttacaaatttttataatcaaaaaccaaaatttcaaaatggtaTTAAAATGAATGCAGATAAAATAGATTCAAATAAATTCGATACTGAATCAGATGATATTGAAAGTTTATTAACTGTTCATGTTATGtgtaaaacaaataaaccaACAGATCAAGAATCCGCTACAAATAATACAGATCAAAAGAAAGTTACACCTATTACGAAAAcaattgtcccaaaaaatgtcaagaatCAAGATAATTTACGCAAAGTTGATAAAAAATCACgtcaaattgttaaaaacaaaattagtggAGATCATAGTAAACCAGatttaactaaatataaaaatgtgattacaaaaaaagaattaattggTGATGTCAAAGCGCTTCATAATACGCGACGGAATAGTCCATCGTATTTAAAGATACGTGTCAAGTCCCAAGAAGCACTTGGTTTGAATCAAATTCAAGCTTTAAATGAAGGCATcattaaagaagaaattataGAAATTCCTGCAAATAGTACTAGTAAAag taatgaaAAAGCTTTAAATGTCAATACAAAAACTGTGATCGTTGATgacaaaactcaaaaacgacagTGTCGTTTATGTGGATCGTTAGCTAAAAAttgtgttcaatttttaaatgaaaaatccaatgaatttttagaaaaagttacttttcatttaaatgttgag attaaatcAAATGATGGTCTCCCGCAACAAGCATGTGTTCCATGCGTAAATACAGTTACGCAATGGGcgaaatattataatgaatgtgctttattacaaaaagttattaataagtATTCAAAATCACCTGCTAAG agtTCTCAAACAATTGATAACAATGACgtgtcaatttcaaaaaattcagaGATAGAATCATCAGAACAAAATCTACCATCTTCAGTATCAGTTGAAAATATGGATGTTGGTGCAATTAAAAAAGAGGAAGAAGTTGAAGATGCTATTGAAAAGATGTTACGTGAAATGCATGGAATGGATACGAATGAAACAATTGAATTAGAACAAATTAAAACCAATCCATTGGATAATAATAAGGAAAATGTAGATAGTAATTTAGATTTAAATGATTCAGATGATGATTTTGAAATGGATGTTGAATTTCTTGAAGAGGAACGTGAATTAGttg atgaaGCATTATCATGTCAAAAAGTAtcaaagaacaaaaataatagtccacaaaataatataaatattaaaagtgaaCCAACCAATGGACGAAAAGTAATTAGAATGGATC TTATGAAAGTTAGCGGTAGAACATCGTCAGCTTTAACGGCAGATATTGATAAACACTACAAAGATTTCAAAGATAAATTAACGGTGGCGAAAGACAACGCACGTCATAAAGAAGATAACACAGATAAAGAATACTATGATACG ctTGCAAAATCCTATTCACATCATGCCTTAGAAAGTGTTCAGACGGACACAGAAATGTTTTTTCGTTGTCCTGATTGTCGTGTATATTTACCGTCAACTGATTTACCACGTCATATGCAAGTCGATCATGGTAAAACTATGGCATTATGTGATTTTTGCAG aatgttatTCCCGTATGATTCAGAAACAAATAAGAATTTAATTGCTGAACATATTGAGCTTCATAAGGCTGATAAAATGTCAAGTTGCCCCGAAGTTATcctcaatatttctaaattattggaaag TTTAAATGAATCACCAACCGAAAATAATACACCGCCATTTATTAAACAAGAAGATAATTCTGAATTTGTAACAACAGTAAAGAAAGTCGTGCAGAAAAATCGTTATCGTTGTAACCAGTGTAGTGCACGGTTTCAGAGCgc GCAATTAATTCGTGAACATTTGAAATTACATGAAACAGAAAATGTACAGTGTCTGCAATGTAATGAAACATTTACAAGTCGTTACGCCTTAAATTGTCACGAAAAATTATCACAcactgaaaataaaaa atGGATTTGTGAATTTTGTAGTCTAGAATGTGATGACGAAGCATCATTTGATATTCATATGAAAGCTGAACAGCATTTAAATCCATGTGAATTTGTGTGCCCTCATTGCTCAAATAT atttacAACTCGAGATTGTTTAGCCGAACATATTCAAACACATTCACAGGAGACCTTCACATGTGATACATGTGGCTTTGCATTTGTTTCCCGTACAAAATTACAAGCTCACCAAAAAACGATACACGTTTATACAACATATTCGTGTACTCaatgtgaatataaaaatttcacaag AGTTGGGCTAAAAAACCATGTTCGAATTCATCACAAAAATTCATCTGGAACATCCGGTTCACAATTTCCTTGTAATGAATGTAACCTCTCATTTCACACAGCAAATAGATTACGTGAACATGTTCAAAAAACACACCAAACTGGACGTAATTTTCATTGCCCATTATGTGATTGGAGTTTTAAtcataatgaaaatttgaaaaaacattttgaatttcatGTGGAAAAAGGTCATACTATTTGTAAAGTATGTCAACAGCCATTTGAATGCGCCAAtgataaactaaatattattgatgtgattgaacataaaaaaaagcacACAACAGAGGAGAATTTTGTATATCAACGGCCGTATAGTCCATCAGTAAGCCGTATGACACCATGGCGTGACGCAATACCTCCACAAGGTGGTGCTCGTATGTTTTGTAGGGATTGTGGTGTTGCTTGTTCAATACCACTAGAACTACGTAAACATCAGAAAACACATAAACCGTATTATTGCAATACGTGCCAAACTGTTTCGAACAATGAACAAAC ATTTATCCTGCACATGGAGCAACATGCTGATCGTAAACATGTTTGTAAAACTTGTGGAAAACGTTTTATGACACGAACAGCGTTAAACTTGCATTCAAGGATACATCAAAATGTACCTAAATTTTCTTGTGCTGTATGTTCAAGAAAATTCCGTATTGTTACCGATTGGAAACGTCATGAAAGATCGTGTCGTGAAACACACGGTTGGCCACGAATGGATGTACAACAGGTTAATCAAAAAGATGGAGTGTCACGTCGATTGAAACGATCTCGGCGCttg ggtacaaatcaattttctgaaaataaggAAGATGGGAGCGAATCTTTGATTGAGTATGTGGACGAAGATAATATTACATATGAATACGCTGAAGATGATTCCATGCAAG GTGCATATAATCAAGATTTAAGTAACACCGAAAATCTTGATGAAACCACTTACGTCGAATATGTGGTTCAAGAAGGTGATGATACAATAGAAATAGATGAAACACAATTAGCTGAATTTCAAGAATGGCAACGTACATCACAGTTAACGACAAACTTAATAAAAAGTGAAGCAATAGCCTTTGACACTGATAAAAATGCAGAAATAGTTACTACAACGGGTGATATTGGAGATGATGGTGATACACATGAAGATGACATAAATTCTACCGCATCTGTTTATTATTCAATTGAAGAATTACCTGGTGTTAAAAAACAGTATCGATTTGTTCCACAGTATGTAATCCAAGGTGATGAAACCACTGGAGAACATGTTACTACTACTGAAGATGGTATCGAAATTACAAACGACACAgaagaacaaaaatttgttatacctGAAGATGGTcaagttattttaaatgatttgccTGATCATGATGATGGTACTCAAGGTGGAAATGTAGTGTATGTTGACTCTGCCTCGAATATTGTGTACAATTTAACGGATAATATGGGTACATTACAAAATTTCACTGGACAAAACATCATTTTCCAACACGAAGAGGAAGCAAGTAATGAAGCGCAATTAGAAGATGGTGAAAATATAtcgtatgtttttaataatgcaACGGAGGAAGGGGGCGATGAAAGCGTTACGATATATTTAAAAGGTGGTGAAACTGTGAATGAGACATTagataatttacaaaaagtgCAGAATGTATAA
- the LOC123305197 gene encoding zinc finger protein 252-like isoform X1: MDKNSKHNLTPVKPSTGFTNFYNQKPKFQNGIKMNADKIDSNKFDTESDDIESLLTVHVMCKTNKPTDQESATNNTDQKKVTPITKTIVPKNVKNQDNLRKVDKKSRQIVKNKISGDHSKPDLTKYKNVITKKELIGDVKALHNTRRNSPSYLKIRVKSQEALGLNQIQALNEGIIKEEIIEIPANSTSKSNEKALNVNTKTVIVDDKTQKRQCRLCGSLAKNCVQFLNEKSNEFLEKVTFHLNVEIKSNDGLPQQACVPCVNTVTQWAKYYNECALLQKVINKYSKSPAKSSQTIDNNDVSISKNSEIESSEQNLPSSVSVENMDVGAIKKEEEVEDAIEKMLREMHGMDTNETIELEQIKTNPLDNNKENVDSNLDLNDSDDDFEMDVEFLEEERELVDEALSCQKVSKNKNNSPQNNINIKSEPTNGRKVIRMDRKLSEEELRSLLERTGFNELTFVTVMKVSGRTSSALTADIDKHYKDFKDKLTVAKDNARHKEDNTDKEYYDTLAKSYSHHALESVQTDTEMFFRCPDCRVYLPSTDLPRHMQVDHGKTMALCDFCRMLFPYDSETNKNLIAEHIELHKADKMSSCPEVILNISKLLESLNESPTENNTPPFIKQEDNSEFVTTVKKVVQKNRYRCNQCSARFQSAQLIREHLKLHETENVQCLQCNETFTSRYALNCHEKLSHTENKKWICEFCSLECDDEASFDIHMKAEQHLNPCEFVCPHCSNIFTTRDCLAEHIQTHSQETFTCDTCGFAFVSRTKLQAHQKTIHVYTTYSCTQCEYKNFTRVGLKNHVRIHHKNSSGTSGSQFPCNECNLSFHTANRLREHVQKTHQTGRNFHCPLCDWSFNHNENLKKHFEFHVEKGHTICKVCQQPFECANDKLNIIDVIEHKKKHTTEENFVYQRPYSPSVSRMTPWRDAIPPQGGARMFCRDCGVACSIPLELRKHQKTHKPYYCNTCQTVSNNEQTFILHMEQHADRKHVCKTCGKRFMTRTALNLHSRIHQNVPKFSCAVCSRKFRIVTDWKRHERSCRETHGWPRMDVQQVNQKDGVSRRLKRSRRLGTNQFSENKEDGSESLIEYVDEDNITYEYAEDDSMQGAYNQDLSNTENLDETTYVEYVVQEGDDTIEIDETQLAEFQEWQRTSQLTTNLIKSEAIAFDTDKNAEIVTTTGDIGDDGDTHEDDINSTASVYYSIEELPGVKKQYRFVPQYVIQGDETTGEHVTTTEDGIEITNDTEEQKFVIPEDGQVILNDLPDHDDGTQGGNVVYVDSASNIVYNLTDNMGTLQNFTGQNIIFQHEEEASNEAQLEDGENISYVFNNATEEGGDESVTIYLKGGETVNETLDNLQKVQNV, from the exons atggataaaaatagtaaacataATTTAACACCAGTAAAGCCAAGTACtggttttacaaatttttataatcaaaaaccaaaatttcaaaatggtaTTAAAATGAATGCAGATAAAATAGATTCAAATAAATTCGATACTGAATCAGATGATATTGAAAGTTTATTAACTGTTCATGTTATGtgtaaaacaaataaaccaACAGATCAAGAATCCGCTACAAATAATACAGATCAAAAGAAAGTTACACCTATTACGAAAAcaattgtcccaaaaaatgtcaagaatCAAGATAATTTACGCAAAGTTGATAAAAAATCACgtcaaattgttaaaaacaaaattagtggAGATCATAGTAAACCAGatttaactaaatataaaaatgtgattacaaaaaaagaattaattggTGATGTCAAAGCGCTTCATAATACGCGACGGAATAGTCCATCGTATTTAAAGATACGTGTCAAGTCCCAAGAAGCACTTGGTTTGAATCAAATTCAAGCTTTAAATGAAGGCATcattaaagaagaaattataGAAATTCCTGCAAATAGTACTAGTAAAag taatgaaAAAGCTTTAAATGTCAATACAAAAACTGTGATCGTTGATgacaaaactcaaaaacgacagTGTCGTTTATGTGGATCGTTAGCTAAAAAttgtgttcaatttttaaatgaaaaatccaatgaatttttagaaaaagttacttttcatttaaatgttgag attaaatcAAATGATGGTCTCCCGCAACAAGCATGTGTTCCATGCGTAAATACAGTTACGCAATGGGcgaaatattataatgaatgtgctttattacaaaaagttattaataagtATTCAAAATCACCTGCTAAG agtTCTCAAACAATTGATAACAATGACgtgtcaatttcaaaaaattcagaGATAGAATCATCAGAACAAAATCTACCATCTTCAGTATCAGTTGAAAATATGGATGTTGGTGCAATTAAAAAAGAGGAAGAAGTTGAAGATGCTATTGAAAAGATGTTACGTGAAATGCATGGAATGGATACGAATGAAACAATTGAATTAGAACAAATTAAAACCAATCCATTGGATAATAATAAGGAAAATGTAGATAGTAATTTAGATTTAAATGATTCAGATGATGATTTTGAAATGGATGTTGAATTTCTTGAAGAGGAACGTGAATTAGttg atgaaGCATTATCATGTCAAAAAGTAtcaaagaacaaaaataatagtccacaaaataatataaatattaaaagtgaaCCAACCAATGGACGAAAAGTAATTAGAATGGATCGTAAGTTATCGGAAGAAGAATTAAGATCTTTATTGGAAAGAACTGGTTTTAATGAGCTTACGTTTGTCACAGTTATGAAAGTTAGCGGTAGAACATCGTCAGCTTTAACGGCAGATATTGATAAACACTACAAAGATTTCAAAGATAAATTAACGGTGGCGAAAGACAACGCACGTCATAAAGAAGATAACACAGATAAAGAATACTATGATACG ctTGCAAAATCCTATTCACATCATGCCTTAGAAAGTGTTCAGACGGACACAGAAATGTTTTTTCGTTGTCCTGATTGTCGTGTATATTTACCGTCAACTGATTTACCACGTCATATGCAAGTCGATCATGGTAAAACTATGGCATTATGTGATTTTTGCAG aatgttatTCCCGTATGATTCAGAAACAAATAAGAATTTAATTGCTGAACATATTGAGCTTCATAAGGCTGATAAAATGTCAAGTTGCCCCGAAGTTATcctcaatatttctaaattattggaaag TTTAAATGAATCACCAACCGAAAATAATACACCGCCATTTATTAAACAAGAAGATAATTCTGAATTTGTAACAACAGTAAAGAAAGTCGTGCAGAAAAATCGTTATCGTTGTAACCAGTGTAGTGCACGGTTTCAGAGCgc GCAATTAATTCGTGAACATTTGAAATTACATGAAACAGAAAATGTACAGTGTCTGCAATGTAATGAAACATTTACAAGTCGTTACGCCTTAAATTGTCACGAAAAATTATCACAcactgaaaataaaaa atGGATTTGTGAATTTTGTAGTCTAGAATGTGATGACGAAGCATCATTTGATATTCATATGAAAGCTGAACAGCATTTAAATCCATGTGAATTTGTGTGCCCTCATTGCTCAAATAT atttacAACTCGAGATTGTTTAGCCGAACATATTCAAACACATTCACAGGAGACCTTCACATGTGATACATGTGGCTTTGCATTTGTTTCCCGTACAAAATTACAAGCTCACCAAAAAACGATACACGTTTATACAACATATTCGTGTACTCaatgtgaatataaaaatttcacaag AGTTGGGCTAAAAAACCATGTTCGAATTCATCACAAAAATTCATCTGGAACATCCGGTTCACAATTTCCTTGTAATGAATGTAACCTCTCATTTCACACAGCAAATAGATTACGTGAACATGTTCAAAAAACACACCAAACTGGACGTAATTTTCATTGCCCATTATGTGATTGGAGTTTTAAtcataatgaaaatttgaaaaaacattttgaatttcatGTGGAAAAAGGTCATACTATTTGTAAAGTATGTCAACAGCCATTTGAATGCGCCAAtgataaactaaatattattgatgtgattgaacataaaaaaaagcacACAACAGAGGAGAATTTTGTATATCAACGGCCGTATAGTCCATCAGTAAGCCGTATGACACCATGGCGTGACGCAATACCTCCACAAGGTGGTGCTCGTATGTTTTGTAGGGATTGTGGTGTTGCTTGTTCAATACCACTAGAACTACGTAAACATCAGAAAACACATAAACCGTATTATTGCAATACGTGCCAAACTGTTTCGAACAATGAACAAAC ATTTATCCTGCACATGGAGCAACATGCTGATCGTAAACATGTTTGTAAAACTTGTGGAAAACGTTTTATGACACGAACAGCGTTAAACTTGCATTCAAGGATACATCAAAATGTACCTAAATTTTCTTGTGCTGTATGTTCAAGAAAATTCCGTATTGTTACCGATTGGAAACGTCATGAAAGATCGTGTCGTGAAACACACGGTTGGCCACGAATGGATGTACAACAGGTTAATCAAAAAGATGGAGTGTCACGTCGATTGAAACGATCTCGGCGCttg ggtacaaatcaattttctgaaaataaggAAGATGGGAGCGAATCTTTGATTGAGTATGTGGACGAAGATAATATTACATATGAATACGCTGAAGATGATTCCATGCAAG GTGCATATAATCAAGATTTAAGTAACACCGAAAATCTTGATGAAACCACTTACGTCGAATATGTGGTTCAAGAAGGTGATGATACAATAGAAATAGATGAAACACAATTAGCTGAATTTCAAGAATGGCAACGTACATCACAGTTAACGACAAACTTAATAAAAAGTGAAGCAATAGCCTTTGACACTGATAAAAATGCAGAAATAGTTACTACAACGGGTGATATTGGAGATGATGGTGATACACATGAAGATGACATAAATTCTACCGCATCTGTTTATTATTCAATTGAAGAATTACCTGGTGTTAAAAAACAGTATCGATTTGTTCCACAGTATGTAATCCAAGGTGATGAAACCACTGGAGAACATGTTACTACTACTGAAGATGGTATCGAAATTACAAACGACACAgaagaacaaaaatttgttatacctGAAGATGGTcaagttattttaaatgatttgccTGATCATGATGATGGTACTCAAGGTGGAAATGTAGTGTATGTTGACTCTGCCTCGAATATTGTGTACAATTTAACGGATAATATGGGTACATTACAAAATTTCACTGGACAAAACATCATTTTCCAACACGAAGAGGAAGCAAGTAATGAAGCGCAATTAGAAGATGGTGAAAATATAtcgtatgtttttaataatgcaACGGAGGAAGGGGGCGATGAAAGCGTTACGATATATTTAAAAGGTGGTGAAACTGTGAATGAGACATTagataatttacaaaaagtgCAGAATGTATAA